CTCTGGAGCAAGCTCTTCCCACTCACAGCCTTCAAGGGCAGATATAAAAGCTAGTTCTGCATTGTTAGAAACAGCAATTCCTTGGAATCCCCAGGGAGTGGGTTTTTCATATAGCTTCTTTCCTGAGGCATCGTATAAAATAATCTTTTTATCCTCAGATAAAACATCATATATCATTCCCCCCTCTCCTATTTCATCCTCATAAAGGAATAGTCTTTCTTCAAAAGCACTTTCCATAAGGGCATATTTGCTATTCGGTGAGATTATTGCTCCCTTTTTAATAATTTTTTCAAACTCCCTTTCTTCGTCTTTTATCTTCTTTTTGATTATTTCTCCCTCATACACTACTGGAATTTCTGTGGTTATCTTTTTCTTAAACCTTTTTTCTTCACAGATTAAGGGAATCTCTTTGATTGTTTTCCCTTTTTCATCAATAAACCTTAATCTGGGTGGCTTTGTCCTTGCATCAGGGTTTATCTTTACAGATATGCCTTTAGTTTTAGCCTCTGCTATAATCCTTTCTTTTTCCTCACCTGTTGCAAAGCATCTTTTTACCTCCCTCCCTTTTTTCACAAGGATTATCTCATCCTCTACGGTTTGTTCGTCAAGGACTATCCTTGCTCCTTTTGTCTCTGTCCCTTCTGCCTGGCCTAATCCTCCCAGCAAGGCTAATGTAATCAGGCAAGCCATCCCTTTGCTAATAAGCACTTTCTTTGTCTTCATCAGAGATCACCTCCATATTTAATCTTAATCCATTATATTAAGTTTTAATCCTTATTTCAAGGTTTTTCATTTTAAAATAACCCTGTGGATTTGACAGCCTGATGACCATCCTGCGGATGCTCACAGGCTTTGGAAAACCCTTTGGGTTTTCCACAAATCCACAGGACAACAGCAATATTTCAATCTTTCTTTGAAATAGGCTCAATTCTATAGCCTTTATCAGCTGGAATAAGTCTATAACCTTCGCTTCTTAAGAATTCTTCAGCCTCTTTGTGGGTTCTTTTAATCCTCTCTTTTACACTTAAGTTTTTGGTTTCTTCATACATCTCTCTCCGAATTTTATGAAGTTCTTTCATAAACTCGGGCTCTTTAGGCTTTGTTATCCTCATCTTCCTCACCTCCTATATTTCTTGAGGGGATACTATCTCAATTGTTTTGTATCCTTGCAAGATATTTACAGCATTAACCTCAAGTTTTGTCTTTCTCTTTACCATATGCTCAAAGTTCCAACTTACCAAAATATCTATCATATTCAAAGTAGCTATTGCTATATGAAGTGCATCTCCTTTGTCTCTTAAAGGAATAATTTTATACCTTACATACAAATCTGCCAGTTCTTCAGCTTCTTTTGTTCGTGAAAGAACAGTTATACCCTCAACTAAGGCTAATAGTTGTGTTCTCTTTAAAATTTCCCTTGTCCTTCGCAACTCACCAACTGTTATTTCTGAAACATAAACCTCATATTCCTTTATCTTCTTCTTGAAAAAATAGATTGTCTCTTTTTGAATATTAGGATCCCTTTTATCATAATATGCATTTGGAACCGATGTGTCTAAATACAAACTTTCCTTCCTCATCTTACTCTTATTTTATCAAATCCTTTATTCAAAATCAAGAATTTTTTCATCCTATAATAATCGTATAATATCCATATTTTATGCTTTAATTTTACCCCCTTCCCTTACTTTGCAACAAATTTCTTTGCCTTTTTCGTTTCTTTAAAGGTTAAATTTAACTATTGCTGTGAATATGACGTAAGGCTTGACCAACCCTTCGGGTTGCTCACATATTCACAAGTGCTACAACTATTCAATATCTCTTTATCTCTTCTTTTGTGACAAACTTGCCAATCTTTTTCTTTCTCTTCACATTTTTGAAGATAGTTCATCAGCTTTTGAAGGTCTTGTTCAGATTCTTGAAATAGTTGTTTTCGAGCCTGATGGACTTCTTCTACAATAGGATCTTCTCTCATCTCTCTTCACCTCCCTCTAAAAGCTCTTCTGGAGTGAGAATTATCGGCATTGGACGGTCTATCCTCTGATTTATCTTCATCAATTTTCTGATGACCTCACCATTTGCAATATGAAAACAGTTCCAAGTAATCAAGTAATCTATTTTGTAAGCAACAGCAAATGCTATATGGATCACATCTGGCTTTGCTTGATCAGGTAATTCTAATTCTTTTTCATATATTCCTGCAAGTAGTCTTACATCATCATTTATTCTAAGAACAGAAAGACCTTTTGCTTTTTCTTTTCTGCGAATGATAGCCTCAAGATCACCTCTGGCAA
The sequence above is a segment of the bacterium genome. Coding sequences within it:
- a CDS encoding PIN domain-containing protein, with the translated sequence MRKESLYLDTSVPNAYYDKRDPNIQKETIYFFKKKIKEYEVYVSEITVGELRRTREILKRTQLLALVEGITVLSRTKEAEELADLYVRYKIIPLRDKGDALHIAIATLNMIDILVSWNFEHMVKRKTKLEVNAVNILQGYKTIEIVSPQEI